One genomic segment of Schistosoma haematobium chromosome 6, whole genome shotgun sequence includes these proteins:
- a CDS encoding hypothetical protein (EggNog:ENOG410V4DW~COG:K), whose translation MLHRPTLMPASMKSSSKLNLSTNSKHSSQSIKMESPELIQLLNCGDDDDEIVIVEPTDPDEDRMKQEDTTFNDVLNKEQEDYAEEDYNGNDGDMNSDDSHMKSESHIPMLNIKVDEATGNGTPVTVTTDSVKPIGILPLNDVIHNLLTCTPHVAPTIQNVALQPILSGKMNGSGSVQMPNVVSNALPTLWLHSPVVNSTEMMSMPNVNSVTDLTSNIVQNSGTALNPLVAAVLVNCATVNMISQLAGSMCTPMVNSSIIDGNVNGSNVYNNSEHTSSACSVSVGSSGVNTVTIPTASLFPNLLSAIPLSTYISGLGLNTTGGIITSPNSLCNVGVTSTAVSSAETLNNKNIGGMIVTPSNVENITVSLSSDRSSSQAEYLHVTDDKNTQRPVGRVKRFKCPMVNCQMSFHSRFNQMEHIRTHTGERPFTCPEPHCTSTFKRRRDLRDHWSMHLLDCPPSATLTEEEFNKALKEADEKYNAMYNWETFNVNASVNKDNITGSSNNNSNDNNNDVNTVNSESSQSSVVIPDPRALFNIKSVSELGRYHCTYPGCDKSYARRHRLNQHISTHTGTGPIPCDAPNCNVRYFSEEDLKRHKLSHLYAADKDSRRRHACTYAGCGKAYSKLNKLKEHLRSHTGERPYVCREPGCGAAFIRLYGVKRHELTHVFGRKRAERLSQIPNTDSMTGTSFDISDSRLDIQKNPEITTSSPYILPKPETLETRNEISIAPAVMKNRPLPAIAPKSSVSLPMRPISPISGNPGMRRPHICPFKECGKAFPKLNKLREHICRHTGERPFVCDQCKASFVRMYDLRRHSNIHIRGAQPRSLSRFLTTPQQTNETLKSIVTNGQISVSTAPNTATITTNHTTYTTTNTNTIPTVITTVSATSLISDTTNSTISTVPVSISILKVEGESELIKMEEIIEQSTSLQPCDTNDQVTDCIDK comes from the coding sequence ATGCTTCATCGACCTACTCTCATGCCTGCATCAATGAAATCATCCTCAAAACTCAACTTGTCTACGAATTCAAAACATTCATCTCAATCAATTAAAATGGAAAGTCCAGAATTGATTCAACTACTTAActgtggtgatgatgatgatgaaatagTTATTGTAGAACCTACAGATCCAGATGAAGATCGTATGAAACAGGAAGATACAACatttaatgatgtattaaacAAAGAACAAGAAGATTATGCGGAGGAAGATTACAATGGGAATGATGGAGATATGAATTCAGATGACTCTCATATGAAAAGTGAATCTCACATCCCAATGTTGAATATTAAAGTGGATGAAGCCACTGGAAATGGAACTCCAGTGACCGTAACCACAGATTCGGTTAAACCTATTGGAATTTTACCTCTGAATGATGTGATTCACAATTTACTCACATGTACACCACATGTTGCTCCCACCATACAAAATGTTGCACTTCAACCTATACTGTCGGGTAAAATGAATGGATCGGGAAGTGTGCAAATGCCGAATGTTGTTTCCAATGCATTGCCTACATTATGGCTTCATTCTCCTGTTGTTAATTCAACGGAAATGATGAGTATGCCTAATGTGAATAGTGTGACAGATTTGACGAGTAATATTGTACAGAATAGTGGGACTGCACTGAATCCACTTGTTGCTGCTGTGCTTGTGAATTGTGCCACAGTGAACATGATAAGTCAGCTAGCTGGATCTATGTGTACTCCGATGGTGAACAGCAGTATAATCGATGGTAATGTTAATGGTAGTAATGTGTACAACAATAGTGAGCACACTAGTAGTGCTTGTAGTGTTAGTGTTGGTAGCAGTGGAGTCAACACAGTAACAATCCCTACAGCGTCATTATTTCCCAATTTGTTATCTGCTATTCCTTTGTCTACGTATATATCGGGATTAGGACTGAATACAACTGGAGGTATAATTACTTCACCAAATAGTTTGTGTAATGTTGGTGTTACTAGTACAGCTGTCTCGTCTGCTGAAACccttaataataagaatattggTGGTATGATTGTGACACCATCGAATGTTGAGAATATTACAGTTTCTTTATCATCTGACCGAAGTTCTAGTCAAGCTGAATACTTACATGTTACTGACGATAAAAACACTCAGCGTCCTGTTGGACGTGTAAAACGCTTCAAATGTCCAATGGTTAATTGTCAAATGTCATTTCACAGTAGATTCAATCAAATGGAACATATACGTACACATACTGGTGAGCGTCCATTCACGTGTCCAGAACCTCATTGTACTTCAACATTTAAACGTAGACGTGATCTTCGTGATCATTGGAGTATGCATCTCTTAGATTGCCCACCATCAGCTACATTGACTGAAGAAGAATTCAATAAAGCATTGAAAGAAGCTGATGAAAAATATAACGCAATGTATAATTGGGAAACGTTCAATGTAAACGCTTCAGTTAATAAAGATAATATTActggtagtagtaataataatagtaatgacaaCAATAATGATGTAAATACTGTAAATTCCGAATCATCTCAGTCATCCGTGGTAATTCCTGACCCCAGAGCACTGTTTAACATTAAGTCTGTTAGTGAATTGGGTAGATATCATTGTACATATCCTGGATGTGATAAATCGTATGCTAGACGGCATCGCTTGAACCAACATATATCAACACATACTGGCACTGGTCCGATACCGTGTGATGCACCGAATTGTAATGTCAGGTACTTTTCAGAAGAGGATTTAAAGAGGCACAAATTATCTCATCTTTATGCGGCTGATAAGGATTCACGGCGTCGACATGCTTGTACATATGCTGGATGCGGTAAAGCCTATTCAAAGCTAAACAAGCTCAAAGAGCATTTACGATCACATACAGGTGAAAGGCCCTACGTCTGTCGTGAACCTGGTTGCGGTGCTGCATTCATCCGACTATACGGTGTTAAACGTCATGAATTAACACACGTATTCGGCCGTAAACGTGCTGAAAGACTGTCTCAAATCCCTAACACTGATAGTATGACAGGGACTAGTTTTGATATTTCTGACTCAAGGTTGGATATTCAGAAGAATCCAGAAATAACTACTAGTTCACCATATATCTTACCAAAGCCGGAAACATTGGAAACAAGAAATGAGATATCGATAGCACCAGCTGTTATGAAAAATCGTCCTCTCCCAGCTATTGCACCAAAATCGAGTGTATCTCTTCCGATGCGTCCGATTTCTCCTATAAGTGGGAATCCAGGAATGAGACGACCACATATCTGTCCATTTAAAGAATGCGGTAAAGCATTCCCAAAACTGAATAAACTGCGTGAACATATATGTCGGCATACAGGTGAACGACCATTTGTGTGTGATCAATGTAAAGCTTCATTTGTCCGTATGTATGATTTACGTCGTCACAGCAATATCCACATTCGTGGTGCACAACCAAGAAGTTTGTCACGTTTTCTCACAACTCCAcaacaaacaaatgaaacacTCAAATCTATTGTCACAAACGGTCAAATTTCTGTCAGTACTGCTCCCAATActgctactattactactaatcaCACCActtatactactactaatactaatactattcCCACTGTTATTACGACAGTTTCTGCAACCAGTCTTATTTCAGATACTACAAACTCCACCATCTCTACTGTTCCTGTTTCGATCAGTATTCTCAAAGTTGAAGGAGAGTCAGAACTAATCAAAATGGAAGAAATTATTGAACAATCAACAAGTCTACAACCATGTGATACTAATGATCAGGTAACAGATTGTATTGATAAATAG
- a CDS encoding hypothetical protein (EggNog:ENOG410Y65V~COG:S) encodes MSAGVAVKGRIYNASVRAVLLYACETWSLRVEDVRRLSVFDHRCLRRIADMQWQHYVSNAEVRHRVFGHRDDNAIGVTILKNRLWWLGHVLRMSSQRIPHRALFADSGTGWKKRRGGQCMKWCSGMKESCKGLVCVGPSRLPGWGPRDGATQWLETLSDMAQNRSQWRSCCNLLLSS; translated from the coding sequence atGAGTGCTGGtgtggctgtaaaaggtcggatctacaacgcgtcggtgagagcagttttgctctatgcttgtgaaacctggtctctccgagttgaggacgttagacgactctctgtgttcgatcatcgttgtctccgaaggattgctgacatgcagtggcaacactatgttagtaatgcagaggttcggcatcgtgtgttcgggcacagagatgataatgcaattggtgtcaccatcttgaaaaatcgactttggtggcttggacatgttctaagaatgtcgtcccagagaattccacatcgtgcattatttgccgactctgggactggttggaagaagcggagaggtggtcagtgcatgaaaTGGTGtagtggtatgaaagaaagctgcaaaggactggtttgtgttggtccttcacgactccctggctggggtccgagagatggtgcaacacagtggctagagacgttatcagatatggctcagaatagaagccagtggcgatcgtgctgtaaccttttactttcttcataa